A part of Drosophila bipectinata strain 14024-0381.07 chromosome 3L, DbipHiC1v2, whole genome shotgun sequence genomic DNA contains:
- the Mi-2 gene encoding chromodomain-helicase-DNA-binding protein Mi-2 homolog isoform X1, whose amino-acid sequence MASEEENDDNFQEEEEAQEDNAQVAELSNDSDAPLKPNNDEDDDYDPEDNRKKKKGKKRKTRKGEEKGRKKKKRKKNESEEDSDFVQHDEEVEYASTSKRGRKRKEEKQAAKEKESASSGMPSVEDVCSAFSVCDVEIEYSEEELQSLTTYKSFMQHVRPILQKENPKIAAPKLMMLVAAKWREFCESNPHIQQEGGAAGSGSGGQGDQEAEEPRSSRSSRNEKPDDIYEEAAEEEEEEEEEEKKPRRKRSGRGKKGRRPSGKVPTLKIKLGKRKRDSSDDEQDASGASERDSDLEFERMLQKSDDSADEKEAPAKAEAAAPAAQDDGSGAPVVRKKAKTKIGNKFKKKNKLKKTKNFPEGEDGEHEHQDYCEVCQQGGEIILCDTCPRAYHLVCLEPELDEPPEGKWSCPHCEADGGAAEEEDDDEHQEFCRVCKDGGELLCCDSCPSAYHTFCLNPPLDTIPDGDWRCPRCSCPPLTGKAEKIITWRWVVRTDADGPSTSKGSKSSNTRIREYFIKWHNMSYWHCEWVSEVQLDVHHPLMIRSFQRKYDMEEPPKFEESLDEADTRYKRIQRHKDKVGMKADDDADDLEERFYKNGVKPEWLIVQRVINHRTARDGSTMYLVKWRELPYDKSTWEEEGDDIPGLRQAIDYYQDLRAVCTSENTRSSSKKNKKGRRSKLKAEDDEDRPVKHYTPPPEKPTTDLKKKYEGQPAFLEGTGMQLHPYQIEGINWLRYSWGQGIDTILADEMGLGKTIQTVTFLYSLYKEGHCRGPFLVAVPLSTLVNWEREFELWAPDFYCITYIGDKDSRAVIRENELSFEEGAIRGSKVSRLRTTQYKFNVLLTSYELISMDAACLGSIDWAVLVVDEAHRLKSNQSKFFRILNSYAIAYKLLLTGTPLQNNLEELFHLLNFLSRDKFNDLQAFQGEFADVSKEEQVKRLHEMLGPHMLRRLKTDVLKNMPSKSEFIVRVELSAMQKKFYKFILTKNYEALNSKSGGGSCSLINIMMDLKKCCNHPYLFPSAAEEAPTSAGGLYEINSLTKAAGKLVLLSKMLKQLKSQNHRVLIFSQMTKMLDILEDFLEGEQYKYERIDGGITGTVRQEAIDRFNAPGAQQFVFLLSTRAGGLGINLATADTVIIYDSDWNPHNDIQAFSRAHRIGQANKVMIYRFVTRNSVEERVTQVAKRKMMLTHLVVRPGMGGKGANFTKQELDDILRFGTEDLFKEDDKEEAIHYDDKAVAELLDRTNRGIEEKESWANEYLSSFKVASYATKEEEEEEETEIIKQDAENSDPAYWVKLLRHHYEQHQEDVGRSLGKGKRVRKQVNYTDGGVVAADTTRDDSNWQDNGSEYNSEYSAGSDEDGGDDDFDDQNGGERKAKRRLERRDDRPLPPLLARVGGNIEVLGFNARQRKSFLNAIMRYGMPPQDAFNSQWLVRDLRGKSERNFKAYVSLFMRHLCEPGADNAETFADGVPREGLSRQHVLTRIGVMSLIRKKVQEFEHINGYYSMPELILKPCEPVRALAKQEASSLEATTAAGGKAEVDKSATTSNSATPATSAAPSPAPASDKGEEKDKDEKEKTSSEKSDVKQEQEQEAEEDKKPTDVKQEQSGEDASADSKPSETEVKAEVAKTEPKEEAKDTELKDEPKTEEDDKEKEKEKEKLEDKKPIPIDDDDDDVMIVKEDGELEKPNATSPKDHKAAAAAAAAAAGTTGAAGKGVEDSLEVLKRKFMFNIADGGFTELHTLWLNEEKAAVPGREYEIWHRRHDYWLLAGIVTHGYGRWQDIQNDIRFAIINEPFKMDVGKGNFLEIKNKFLARRFKLLEQALVIEEQLRRAAYLNLAQDPSHPAMSLNARFAEVECLAESHQHLSKESLAGNKPANAVLHKVLNQLEELLSDMKSDVSRLPATLARIPPVAQRLQMSERSILSRLAATAGNASNAAQLMAQFPAGFQGTTLPAFTGGPAGNFASFRPQFSVPGQLSNNAGA is encoded by the exons AAGAGGAAGAGGCTCAGGAGGACAATGCACAAGTGGCGGAGCTGTCCAATGATTCCGATGCGCCACTGAAACCGAAT AATGACGAGGACGACGACTATGATCCCGAGGACAATCGCAAGAAGAAGAAGGGCAAGAAGCGCAAGACCCGCAAGGGCGAGGAGAAGGGTCGCAAGAAAAAGAAGCGCAAGAAGAACGAGAGCGAGGAGGACAGCGACTTTGTGCAGCACGATGAGGAGGTGGAGTACGCCAGCACCTCGAAGCGGGGACGCAAGCGCAAGGAGGAGAAGCAGGCCGCCAAGGAGAAGGAGTCGGCATCATCTG GAATGCCATCCGTGGAGGACGTTTGCTCGGCCTTTAGCGTGTGCGACGTGGAGATCGAGTACAGcgaggaggagctgcagaGCCTCACCACCTACAAGTCGTTTATGCAGCACGTGCGTCCCATTCTCCAGAAGGAGAACCCCAAGATCGCTGCCCCCAAGCTGATGATGCTGGTGGCGGCCAAGTGGCGCGAGTTCTGCGAGAGCAACCCGCACATCCAGCAAGAGGGAGGAGCTGCCGGGTCCGGGTCCGGTGGCCAGGGTGATCAGGAGGCGGAAGAGCCCCGATCCTCGCGGTCCTCACGAAACGAGAAGCCAGACGACATCTACGAGGAGGCcgccgaggaggaggaagaggaggaggaggaggagaagaagCCGCGACGCAAACGGAGCGGTCGCGGCAAGAAGGGACGCCGACCCTCGGGCAAGGTGCCCACTCTGAAAATCAAGCTCGGAAAGCGGAAGCGCGACAGCTCCGACGATGAGCAGGACGCCAGCGGCGCCTCCGAACGGGACTCGGATCTGGAGTTCGAGCGCATGCTGCAGAAATCGGACGACAGTGCCGACGAGAAGGAAGCTCCCGCCAAGGCGGAAGCAGCGGCTCCGGCTGCCCAGGACGACGGATCCGGGGCTCCGGTGGTGCGCAAGAAGGCCAAGACCAAGATCGGCAACAAGTTCAAGAAGAAGAACAAGCTAAAGAAGACGAAGAACTTCCCGGAGGGCGAGGATGGGGAGCACGAGCACCAGGACTATTGCGAGGTGTGCCAGCAGGGCGGCGAGATCATCCTGTGCGACACCTGTCCGCGGGCCTACCACTTGGTGTGCCTGGAGCCGGAACTGGACGAGCCGCCAGAGGGCAAGTGGTCCTGCCCGCACTGCGAGGCCGACGGCGGAGCtgccgaggaggaggacgatgaCGAGCACCAGGAGTTCTGCCGCGTGTGCAAGGATGGCGGGGAGCTGCTCTGCTGCGACTCCTGCCCCTCGGCCTACCATACCTTCTGTCTGAATCCGCCGCTGGACACCATACCAGACGGGGACTGGCGCTGCCCGCGCTGTAGCTGCCCTCCGCTGACCGGCAAGGCCGAGAAGATCATCACCTGGCGGTGGGTCGTGCGCACCGACGCCGACGGACCCAGCACCTCGAAGGGATCCAAGAGCAGCAACACCCGGATCCGCGAGTACTTCATCAAGTGGCACAACATGTCCTACTGGCACTGCGAGTGGGTCTCCGAGGTGCAGCTGGACGTCCACCATCCGCTGATGATCCGTTCGTTCCAACGCAAGTACGACATGGAGGAGCCTCCCAAGTTCGAGGAGTCCCTCGACGAGGCCGACACCCGCTACAAGCGCATCCAGCGCCACAAGGACAAGGTGGGCATGAAGGCGGACGACGACGCCGACGACCTGGAGGAGCGCTTCTACAAGAATGGCGTCAAGCCGGAGTGGCTCATCGTCCAGCGAGTGATCAACCATCGGACTGCCCGGGATGGCAGCACCATGTATCTGGTGAAGTGGCGCGAGCTTCCCTACGACAAGTCCACCTGGGAAGAGGAGGGCGACGACATTCCCGGTCTGCGCCAGGCCATCGACTACTACCAGGACTTGCGTGCCGTGTGCACCTCTGAGAACACGCGCTCCAGCAGCAAGAAGAACAAGAAGGGGCGCCGCTCCAAGCTCAAGGCCGAGGACGACGAGGATCGGCCGGTGAAGCACTACACTCCGCCGCCGGAGAAGCCCACCACCGATCTGAAGAAGAAGTACGAGGGTCAGCCTGCCTTCCTGGAGGGAACCGGCATGCAGCTGCATCCCTACCAGATCGAGGGCATCAACTGGTTGCGCTACAGCTGGGGTCAGGGCATCGACACCATCCTGGCAGACGAGATGGGTCTGGGCAAGACCATTCAGACGGTAACCTTCCTGTACTCGCTGTACAAGGAGGGCCACTGCCGCGGCCCGTTCCTTGTGGCCGTGCCTCTCTCCACGCTGGTCAACTGGGAGCGCGAGTTCGAGCTCTGGGCACCCGACTTCTACTGCATCACCTACATCGGCGACAAGGACTCGCGTGCGGTGATCCGCGAGAACGAGCTGAGCTTCGAGGAGGGCGCCATTCGCGGCAGCAAGGTGTCCCGTCTGCGGACCACCCAGTACAAGTTCAACGTCCTCCTGACCAGCTACGAGCTCATTTCCATGGACGCCGCCTGCCTGGGCAGCATCGATTGGGCCGTGCTGGTGGTGGACGAGGCGCATCGCCTCAAGAGCAACCAGAGCAAGTTCTTCCGCATCCTGAACAGCTATGCCATCGCGTACAAGCTCCTCCTCACCGGCACCCCGTTGCAGAACAATCTGGAGGAGTTGTTCCATCTCCTGAACTTCCTCAGTCGGGACAAGTTCAACGACCTGCAGGCCTTCCAGGGCGAGTTTGCGGACGTGTCCAAGGAGGAGCAGGTGAAGCGCCTGCACGAGATGCTCGGCCCGCACATGCTGCGTCGCCTCAAGACGGACGTGCTCAAGAACATGCCCTCCAAGTCGGAGTTCATTGTGCGCGTGGAGCTCTCGGCCATGCAGAAGAAGTTCTACAAGTTCATCCTCACCAAGAACTACGAGGCCTTGAACTCGAAGAGCGGCGGCGGCTCCTGCTCGCTGATCAACATCATGATGGACCTGAAGAAGTGCTGCAACCATCCGTACCTCTTCCCCTCCGCCGCCGAGGAGGCACCCACCTCCGCCGGCGGTCTCTACGAGATCAACTCCCTGACCAAGGCCGCCGGCAAGCTGGTGCTGCTCTCCAAGATGCTCAAGCAACTGAAGTCGCAGAACCACCGAGTGCTGATCTTCTCCCAGATGACCAAGATGCTGGACATTCTCGAGGACTTCCTCGAGGGCGAGCAGTACAAGTACGAGCGCATCGATGGTGGCATCACCGGTACAGTGCGTCAGGAGGCTATCGATCGATTCAACGCTCCGGGAGCTCAGCAGTTTGTCTTTCTGCTCTCCACCCGAGCCGGTGGTCTGGGCATCAACTTGGCCACCGCCGATACCGTCATCATCTATGACTCTGACTGGAATCCGCACAACGACATCCAGGCCTTCTCCCGAGCGCATCGTATCGGCCAGGCCAACAAGGTGATGATTTACCGTTTCGTGACCAGGAACTCGGTGGAGGAGCGTGTTACCCAGGTGGCCAAGCGCAAGATGATGCTCACCCACTTGGTTGTGCGGCCGGGAATGGGCGGCAAGGGCGCCAACTTCACCAAGCAGGAACTGGACGACATTCTTCGCTTCGGTACCGAGGATCTCTTCAAGGAGGACGACAAGGAGGAGGCCATTCACTACGACGACAAGGCGGTGGCCGAGCTGCTGGACCGCACCAATCGCGGCATCGAGGAGAAGGAGTCCTGGGCCAACGAGTATCTGTCCTCTTTTAAGGTGGCTTCCTACGCCACCaaggaggaagaggaggaggaggagaccGAGATTATCAAGCAGGATGCCGAGAACTCAGATCCGGCCTACTGGGTCAAGTTGCTGCGTCACCACTACGAGCAGCACCAGGAGGACGTGGGTCGCAGCCTGGGCAAGGGCAAGCGTGTGCGCAAGCAGGTGAACTACACGGACGGCGGCGTTGTGGCCGCCGATACCACCCGCGACGACTCCAACTGGCAGGACAACGGCAGCGAGTACAACTCCGAGTATTCGGCTGGCTCGGATGAGGATGGCGGCGACGACGACTTCGACGACCAGAACGGTGGCGAGCGGAAGGCCAAGCGCCGCTTGGAGCGCCGCGACGATCGCCCGCTTCCCCCCCTGTTGGCCCGCGTGGGTGGCAACATCGAGGTGCTGGGATTCAATGCCCGCCAGCGGAAGAGCTTCCTCAACGCCATCATGCGCTACGGCATGCCCCCGCAAGACGCCTTCAACTCTCAGTGGCTGGTGCGAGATCTCCGCGGCAAGTCCGAGCGCAATTTCAAGGCCTACGTGTCCCTCTTCATGCGGCACCTGTGCGAGCCCGGTGCCGACAATGCAGAGACCTTCGCCGACGGAGTTCCTCGCGAGGGACTGTCGCGCCAGCACGTTCTCACCCGGATTGGCGTCATGTCCCTGATCCGCAAGAAGGTGCAGGAGTTCGAGCACATCAACGGCTATTACAGTATGCCGGAGCTGATCCTGAAGCCCTGCGAACCCGTGCGGGCCCTGGCCAAGCAGGAGGCATCGTCTCTGGAGGCCACTACGGCCGCCGGCGGCAAAGCAGAGGTGGACAAGAGCGCCACCACTAGCAACAGCGCCACTCCGGCCACCAGCGCGGCACCCAGCCCAGCCCCGGCTTCGGACAAGGGCGAGGAAAAGGACAAGGACGAGAAGGAGAAGACCTCATCGGAAAAGAGCGATGTAAAGCAGGAACAAGAG CAGGAGGCTGAGGAGGATAAGAAGCCGACTGACGTCAAGCAGGAGCAGTCTGGGGAGGATGCCTCCGCCGACTCGAAGCCCAGCGAGACCGAGGTCAAGGCCGAGGTGGCCAAGACAGAGCCCAAGGAGGAGGCCAAGGACACCGAACTCAAGGACGAGCCCAAGACCGAGGAGGACGACAAGGAAaaggagaaggagaaggaaAAGCTCGAGGACAAGAAGCCCATCCCTATcgacgatgacgacgacgacgtcATGATTGTCAAGGAGGACGGGGAGCTGGAGAAGCCCAACGCCACCTCGCCCAAGGATCACAAGgcggctgccgctgccgccgcaGCTGCTGCTGGCACTACCGGAGCGGCCGGCAAGGGAGTGGAGGACAGTCTCGAGGTGCTGAAGCGCAAGTTCATGTTCAACATCGCCGACGGCGGCTTCACCGAGCTCCATACCCTGTGGCTGAACGAGGAGAAGGCTGCGGTGCCCGGACGCGAGTACGAGATCTGGCACCGGCGCCACGACTACTGGCTTCTGGCCGGCATCGTGACCCACGGATACGGGCGCTGGCAGGACATCCAGAACGACATCCGCTTCGCCATCATCAACGAGCCCTTCAAGATGGACGTGGGCAAGGGTAACTTCCTGGAGATCAAGAACAAATTCCTCGCCCGCCGGTTCAAGCTCTTGGAGCAGGCCCTGGTCATCGAGGAGCAGCTGCGGCGGGCGGCCTACTTGAATCTCGCCCAGGACCCAAGTCACCCAGCCATGTCGCTGAACGCCCGGTTCGCCGAGGTGGAGTGTCTCGCGGAGTCGCACCAACATCTCAGCAAGGAGTCCCTGGCGGGCAACAAGCCAGCCAACGCCGTGCTCCACAAGGTGCTCAACCAGCTCGAGGAGCTGCTCTCGGACATGAAGAGCGACGTCTCCCGGCTACCGGCCACTCTCGCCCGCATCCCGCCCGTGGCCCAGCGCCTCCAAATGTCGGAGCGTTCGATTCTCTCTCGCTTGGCGGCCACCGCCGGCAATGCCTCCAATGCAG CTCAATTAATGGCACAATTCCCGGCTGGATTCCAGGGCACGACACTGCCCGCATTCACCGGCGGACCGGCTGGCAACTTTGCCAGCTTCCGGCCACAGTTCTCGGTGCCCGGCCAGCTATCGAATAACGCCGGCGCCTAG